One stretch of Halobaculum marinum DNA includes these proteins:
- a CDS encoding DUF5817 domain-containing protein, with protein sequence MYAVVGCRSCGTYWLLSDPDSQQSATCPTCSTRHPTKRLKRFYESEDRAAAAQARAKLLADKRGDAEAFERAGTVAELEREVEAFEGAVDDREYLERSGLDPDEVAAAGASESGGSRSRDEVVRDALREGNRTEDAVVDYATDHGVPAEAARDLLDRLTRRGEASESRGEYRLL encoded by the coding sequence ATGTACGCCGTCGTCGGGTGCCGTTCGTGCGGCACCTACTGGCTCCTCTCGGACCCCGACAGCCAACAGTCGGCGACCTGTCCGACGTGTTCGACGCGCCACCCCACGAAGCGACTCAAGCGCTTCTACGAGTCGGAGGACCGCGCCGCAGCGGCGCAAGCGCGAGCGAAACTGCTGGCCGACAAGCGCGGCGACGCCGAGGCGTTCGAGCGCGCGGGGACGGTGGCCGAGTTGGAGCGGGAGGTCGAAGCGTTCGAGGGCGCCGTCGACGACCGCGAGTACCTCGAACGGTCGGGGCTGGACCCCGATGAGGTCGCCGCCGCGGGCGCGTCTGAGTCGGGTGGGTCGCGCTCGCGTGACGAGGTCGTCCGCGACGCGCTCCGCGAGGGGAACCGGACGGAAGACGCGGTCGTCGACTACGCGACGGACCACGGCGTCCCAGCGGAGGCGGCGCGCGACCTGCTCGACCGCCTGACGCGACGCGGGGAGGCGTCGGAGTCGCGCGGCGAGTATCGACTCCTGTAA
- a CDS encoding DUF6149 family protein, whose amino-acid sequence MKLRQNVRHWAAKRALTTPVVGGYVNDKLVGMHTDIFLGKTAEANREERREHLDDFFDATMDTYVAALEAGFPEAEAREITHVQANFDFFNHGWAEMMEIPSDELEQHYRRYEAFFQRHGITIDDPLGEFRPADGVADAPTTPERMAEGEFENAVAGFADDAYVEDADGELHVGGAEEPDDVDVSLAPGADETDLDDEANAD is encoded by the coding sequence ATGAAGCTCCGGCAGAACGTCCGCCACTGGGCGGCCAAGCGCGCGCTCACGACGCCGGTCGTCGGCGGCTACGTCAACGACAAACTCGTCGGGATGCACACCGACATCTTCCTCGGCAAGACGGCGGAGGCGAACCGCGAGGAGCGCCGCGAGCACCTCGACGACTTCTTCGACGCGACGATGGACACGTACGTCGCCGCGCTGGAGGCCGGCTTCCCCGAGGCGGAGGCCCGCGAGATCACACACGTCCAGGCGAACTTCGACTTCTTCAACCACGGCTGGGCGGAGATGATGGAGATTCCCAGCGACGAGTTGGAACAGCACTACCGCCGCTACGAGGCGTTCTTCCAGCGCCACGGCATCACCATCGACGACCCGCTCGGCGAGTTCCGGCCCGCGGACGGCGTCGCCGACGCCCCGACCACGCCCGAGCGGATGGCCGAGGGCGAGTTCGAGAACGCCGTCGCGGGGTTCGCGGACGACGCCTACGTCGAGGACGCCGACGGGGAACTGCACGTCGGCGGCGCCGAGGAACCCGACGACGTGGACGTGTCGCTGGCACCCGGTGCCGACGAGACCGACCTCGACGACGAAGCGAACGCCGACTGA
- a CDS encoding amidohydrolase: MTTPADLVVTNAEVHTLADPDETYEAFAVRDGRIVRLGTSYDVEFLVGADTETLDAAGRVALPGFVDAHTHLLNSGRTLVHADLSTADSPAEAVDLLRERASEVDTDAGEWVLGFGYDESTWGESRYLTREDLHAVSETAPVVAFREDMHVASVNDPVFDRLREEMPDDDVHTEGGDPTGVVVEEAVDPVYEAIEPDADEAEELIRAAQANANERGVTMVHDMVRQSKAPEVYRDLDLADELTLRVRVNYWADHFDSLIDAGLRTNHGSDMVQTGAVKSYTDGTFGGRTAKLHDPYADDAGETGTWVLGPDGIADLVSRADAHGFQVTLHAIGDAAIDAVLEAYADTDAPGESRHRVEHSELASDEAIERMADLGVVASMQPNFHKWGFEDGLYDARLGDRRTDANRLPAYCEAGALLAFGSDCMPLDPLLGVHYAVNAPSEGQSLGVTEALRAYTSGGAYAGFDEGRLGTLERGKRADFVLLEESPWDRADAIDEVDVAVTAVDGDVVYDDR; this comes from the coding sequence ATGACTACCCCCGCTGATCTCGTCGTGACGAACGCCGAGGTGCACACGCTCGCGGACCCCGACGAAACGTACGAGGCGTTCGCCGTCCGGGACGGTCGGATCGTCCGCCTCGGCACCAGTTACGACGTCGAGTTCCTCGTCGGCGCCGACACGGAGACGCTCGACGCCGCCGGTCGCGTCGCGCTCCCCGGGTTCGTCGACGCCCACACCCACCTCCTCAACTCCGGCCGGACGCTCGTCCACGCCGACCTGTCGACGGCAGACTCCCCCGCTGAGGCGGTCGACCTCCTCCGCGAGCGCGCGAGCGAAGTCGACACCGACGCCGGCGAGTGGGTGCTCGGCTTCGGCTACGACGAGTCGACGTGGGGCGAGTCGCGCTACCTCACCCGCGAGGACCTCCACGCCGTCAGCGAGACGGCGCCCGTCGTCGCGTTCCGCGAGGACATGCACGTCGCGAGCGTCAACGACCCCGTGTTCGACCGCCTGCGCGAGGAGATGCCCGACGACGACGTCCACACCGAGGGTGGCGACCCGACCGGCGTGGTGGTCGAGGAGGCCGTCGACCCGGTGTACGAGGCCATCGAACCCGACGCCGACGAGGCGGAGGAACTGATCCGCGCCGCACAGGCGAACGCGAACGAGCGGGGCGTCACGATGGTCCACGACATGGTCCGGCAGTCGAAGGCGCCGGAGGTGTACCGCGACCTCGACCTCGCGGACGAACTCACCCTCCGCGTCCGGGTCAACTACTGGGCCGACCACTTCGACTCGCTCATCGACGCCGGCTTGCGCACGAACCACGGCAGCGACATGGTGCAGACGGGCGCGGTCAAGTCCTACACCGACGGCACGTTCGGCGGTCGAACCGCGAAGCTCCACGACCCGTACGCCGACGACGCCGGCGAGACGGGCACGTGGGTGCTCGGCCCCGACGGCATCGCCGACCTGGTCTCGCGCGCCGACGCCCACGGCTTCCAGGTGACGCTGCACGCCATCGGCGACGCCGCCATCGACGCCGTGCTCGAGGCCTACGCCGACACAGACGCGCCGGGCGAGTCACGCCACCGCGTCGAGCACAGCGAACTCGCGAGCGACGAGGCCATCGAACGCATGGCCGACCTCGGCGTCGTCGCGTCGATGCAGCCGAACTTCCACAAGTGGGGGTTCGAGGACGGGCTGTACGACGCGCGCCTCGGCGACCGTCGCACCGACGCAAACCGCCTCCCCGCCTACTGTGAGGCGGGGGCACTGCTGGCGTTCGGGAGCGACTGTATGCCGCTCGACCCGCTGCTGGGCGTCCACTACGCGGTGAACGCCCCGAGCGAGGGGCAGTCGCTCGGCGTCACCGAGGCATTGCGCGCCTACACCAGCGGCGGCGCGTACGCGGGCTTCGACGAGGGCCGCCTCGGCACGCTCGAACGCGGGAAGCGCGCGGACTTCGTGCTCTTGGAGGAGTCGCCGTGGGACCGCGCCGACGCCATCGACGAGGTCGACGTGGCCGTGACCGCCGTCGACGGCGACGTCGTGTACGACGACCGCTGA
- a CDS encoding cupin domain-containing protein — protein sequence MEHDPHDPDGDTEAVPGVHLAQLATGEEMSVQHFTIEPGATVPSHSHHHEQAGYITAGALTFLLADGEEVVCEAGDSYVLAGEEVHGAENRGDEVVEGVDIFSPPRPNPDWQE from the coding sequence ATGGAGCACGACCCACACGACCCAGACGGCGACACGGAGGCGGTGCCCGGCGTCCACCTCGCGCAGTTGGCGACGGGTGAGGAGATGAGCGTCCAGCACTTCACCATCGAGCCGGGGGCGACGGTGCCGTCTCACAGCCACCACCACGAGCAGGCGGGCTACATCACGGCGGGGGCGCTCACCTTCCTGTTGGCGGACGGCGAGGAGGTCGTCTGCGAGGCGGGCGACTCGTACGTCCTCGCGGGCGAGGAGGTCCACGGCGCCGAGAACAGGGGCGACGAGGTCGTGGAGGGCGTCGACATCTTCAGTCCGCCGCGCCCGAACCCGGACTGGCAGGAGTAG
- the hmgA gene encoding hydroxymethylglutaryl-CoA reductase (NADPH) has product MSDTDADAATLAERVRDGDLRLYELEEHADADTAAAARRLLVEEHSGADLATSGDYAFDAAVADSAIENMVGAIQIPLGVVGPVEIDGGAISGEHYLPMATTEGALLASVNRGCAALNTAGGAGARVLKNRMTRAPAFRVADVAEAEALSSWVRDNVDALREAAESTTSHGELKEATPYVVGNTVFVRFAYDTKDAMGMNMATIATEEACDVIEAETTAELVALSGNLCTDKKPAAVNAVEGRGRTVAADVTIPRETVEETLKTTPEAVAEVNTRKNLVGSAKAGSLGFNAHVANMVAAMFLATGQDAAQVVEGSNAITTAEVDADGDLYVSVTIASLEVGTVGGGTKLPTQSEALDVLGIRGGGDPAGSNADALAEAVAVAALAGELSLLSALASRNLSSAHASLGR; this is encoded by the coding sequence ATGAGCGACACCGACGCCGACGCCGCGACGCTCGCCGAGCGCGTGCGCGACGGCGACCTCCGCCTGTACGAGTTGGAGGAGCACGCGGACGCCGACACCGCCGCCGCGGCCCGCCGACTGCTCGTCGAAGAGCACTCCGGCGCGGACCTCGCGACCAGCGGCGACTACGCCTTCGACGCCGCGGTCGCCGACTCCGCCATCGAGAACATGGTCGGCGCGATCCAGATCCCACTGGGCGTCGTCGGCCCCGTCGAGATAGACGGCGGCGCCATCTCGGGCGAGCACTACCTCCCGATGGCGACGACCGAGGGCGCGCTGCTCGCGTCCGTCAACCGCGGCTGTGCGGCGCTCAACACCGCCGGCGGCGCTGGCGCGCGCGTGCTCAAGAACCGCATGACTCGGGCCCCTGCCTTCCGCGTCGCCGACGTGGCCGAGGCCGAGGCGCTGTCGTCGTGGGTCCGCGACAACGTCGACGCCCTCCGGGAGGCCGCCGAGTCGACGACGAGCCACGGCGAGTTGAAGGAGGCGACGCCGTACGTCGTCGGCAACACCGTGTTCGTCCGGTTCGCGTACGACACGAAAGACGCGATGGGGATGAACATGGCCACCATCGCGACCGAGGAAGCCTGCGACGTGATCGAGGCCGAGACGACCGCCGAGTTGGTCGCGCTGTCGGGCAACCTCTGTACCGACAAGAAGCCCGCGGCGGTCAACGCCGTCGAGGGGCGCGGGCGGACGGTCGCCGCCGACGTGACCATCCCCCGCGAGACGGTCGAAGAGACGCTGAAGACGACCCCAGAGGCCGTCGCCGAGGTGAACACGCGCAAGAACCTCGTCGGCTCCGCGAAGGCCGGCAGTCTCGGCTTCAACGCCCACGTGGCCAACATGGTCGCGGCGATGTTCCTCGCGACCGGCCAAGACGCCGCGCAGGTCGTCGAGGGGTCGAACGCCATCACGACCGCCGAAGTCGACGCCGACGGCGACCTGTACGTCTCGGTGACCATCGCCTCGCTGGAGGTCGGGACGGTCGGCGGCGGGACGAAACTCCCCACGCAGTCGGAGGCGCTGGACGTGCTCGGCATCCGCGGCGGCGGCGACCCCGCCGGGAGCAACGCAGACGCGCTCGCGGAGGCCGTCGCGGTCGCGGCGCTCGCGGGCGAACTCTCGCTCCTCTCTGCGCTCGCGTCGCGGAACCTCTCGTCGGCGCACGCGAGCCTCGGGCGGTAA
- a CDS encoding PQQ-binding-like beta-propeller repeat protein, with protein sequence MVPDHPSRRTALALLAGTATVGCLGGRRPADQPDDDDAPAAATPGDPDGAPAGEGSWPMLGGDARHRGHAPSVSGREPGQPVRVDADGPMTTPTVVDGTAYLVRGVPTDDGPRATVEAYALDSGDRTASVPLAVDGDPVGFRFSAPNSNFRPVYYRGLLYVAVGQRVTVVDPAAGRQAWTTDAVDDLFFNEPPTVTDAGVFAGGPSGVAAYDHDGALRWRLPPTAADDDDPTTDRIGSPRVVAVSDGRAYLSWGSQLRAVDVADGSTVWRHDPDGPSASTVVATNDVLVRAGLHGVEVVTTQGERAWRGDWPGGAVVRPAVADGVAYVAGLTGHVVAYDLADGERRWSRTVDPGGFAQGTTATVSQSAVHLLRVDPAERTVRVLALDRADGDIAWERTRTATRARGVVPASGRYVFTAETTPEAQRQSSTAGAGQDTSATLWAFPVGEADD encoded by the coding sequence ATGGTCCCCGATCACCCCTCCAGACGAACAGCCCTCGCGCTCCTCGCCGGGACAGCCACGGTCGGGTGTCTCGGCGGGCGCCGACCCGCCGACCAGCCCGACGACGACGATGCGCCGGCGGCAGCCACCCCCGGCGACCCCGACGGTGCGCCCGCCGGCGAGGGATCTTGGCCGATGCTCGGCGGGGATGCCCGACACCGCGGTCACGCACCGTCCGTCAGCGGTCGCGAACCGGGGCAACCCGTCCGCGTCGACGCCGACGGACCGATGACGACGCCGACGGTCGTCGACGGGACGGCGTACCTCGTCCGCGGCGTCCCGACCGACGACGGCCCCCGTGCCACCGTCGAGGCGTACGCGCTCGACTCCGGCGACCGGACCGCGAGTGTTCCGCTGGCCGTCGACGGTGACCCGGTCGGGTTCCGCTTCAGCGCGCCGAACTCGAACTTCCGCCCCGTGTACTACCGCGGCCTGCTGTACGTCGCTGTCGGACAACGGGTCACAGTCGTCGACCCAGCCGCCGGTCGACAGGCGTGGACGACGGATGCCGTCGACGACTTGTTCTTCAACGAGCCACCGACGGTGACCGACGCGGGCGTGTTCGCGGGCGGCCCGTCCGGTGTCGCAGCCTACGACCACGACGGCGCGCTCCGGTGGCGGCTACCGCCGACCGCTGCCGACGACGACGACCCGACGACGGACCGGATCGGCAGCCCCCGGGTCGTGGCGGTCAGCGACGGGCGTGCGTACCTCTCTTGGGGGTCGCAACTCCGGGCGGTCGACGTGGCCGACGGGAGCACCGTCTGGCGCCACGACCCCGACGGGCCGTCCGCCTCGACGGTCGTCGCGACGAACGACGTACTCGTCCGCGCTGGCCTCCACGGCGTCGAGGTGGTGACGACCCAGGGAGAACGCGCGTGGCGCGGCGACTGGCCCGGCGGCGCGGTCGTCAGGCCGGCGGTCGCCGACGGCGTCGCGTACGTCGCGGGACTCACCGGCCACGTCGTCGCGTACGACCTCGCGGACGGCGAGCGCCGGTGGTCGCGCACCGTCGACCCCGGCGGGTTCGCACAGGGGACGACCGCGACCGTCAGTCAGTCGGCGGTCCACCTGCTCCGCGTCGACCCCGCCGAGCGCACCGTTCGAGTCCTCGCGCTCGACCGAGCCGACGGCGACATCGCCTGGGAACGGACGCGGACGGCGACCAGGGCGCGGGGCGTCGTACCCGCGTCGGGGCGGTATGTGTTCACCGCCGAGACGACGCCGGAGGCACAGCGACAGTCGTCCACGGCGGGGGCCGGGCAAGACACCTCGGCGACGCTGTGGGCGTTCCCGGTGGGCGAAGCCGACGACTGA
- a CDS encoding NAD(P)/FAD-dependent oxidoreductase, which yields MSESFVIIGDGIAGSSAAETLREEAPDADITVITDEGEALYNRILIKEFAKGKLPEAPISIHDDGWYDERDIDLELNTLVVDIRTDEHEVETHTGDVLEYDKLLLAVGGTPQQLPVEGSDAEGVHHFWTFQDARRIRESAEDAEDAVIVGAGLLGIDLAAICGAQGVEGKYLMRGDSWWRYALDEEGAEIMHDAMRERGVEPVFQSGVDHFETDDDGHVTTAVDPNGDSYKADFAGVAIGLNLNTELVEGTSIETDDGIVVDEFMQTSDPDVFAAGDITRFYDVILGEQAQNGAWGSAKEQGTIAAKNMLDHGSEEFRWVSSYSITHFDFPFLSFGHPTLGDDEVMRKVDDDEWRRLALKDGKIVGGVLIGNLAPQSAYKQLMREQVDVSGQEDLLMTEGFSVDDLETEGATPE from the coding sequence ATGAGCGAGTCGTTCGTCATCATCGGCGACGGGATCGCCGGCAGTTCTGCCGCCGAAACCCTCCGTGAGGAGGCGCCCGACGCCGACATCACCGTGATCACGGACGAGGGAGAGGCCCTCTACAATCGTATCCTCATCAAAGAGTTCGCCAAGGGGAAGCTCCCCGAGGCGCCCATCTCCATCCACGACGACGGGTGGTACGATGAGCGCGACATCGACCTCGAACTGAACACGCTCGTCGTCGACATCCGCACCGACGAGCACGAGGTCGAGACCCACACCGGCGACGTGCTGGAGTACGACAAACTCCTGCTCGCCGTCGGCGGCACGCCCCAGCAGCTCCCCGTCGAGGGGAGCGACGCCGAGGGCGTCCACCACTTCTGGACGTTCCAGGACGCCCGCCGGATCCGGGAGTCCGCCGAGGACGCCGAGGACGCCGTCATCGTCGGCGCGGGGCTGCTCGGCATCGACCTCGCGGCCATCTGCGGCGCGCAGGGCGTCGAGGGCAAGTACCTGATGCGCGGCGACTCGTGGTGGCGCTACGCGCTCGACGAGGAGGGCGCCGAGATCATGCACGACGCGATGCGCGAGCGCGGCGTCGAACCCGTCTTCCAGTCGGGCGTGGACCACTTCGAGACGGACGACGACGGCCACGTCACCACCGCGGTCGACCCCAACGGCGACAGCTACAAAGCCGACTTCGCCGGCGTCGCCATCGGCCTCAACCTCAACACCGAACTCGTCGAGGGCACGTCCATCGAGACAGACGACGGCATCGTCGTCGACGAGTTCATGCAGACGAGCGACCCGGACGTGTTCGCCGCCGGCGACATCACGCGCTTCTACGACGTGATCCTCGGCGAGCAGGCCCAGAACGGTGCGTGGGGCAGCGCGAAAGAGCAGGGCACCATCGCAGCGAAGAACATGCTCGACCACGGCTCCGAGGAGTTCCGCTGGGTGTCCTCGTACTCCATCACCCACTTCGACTTCCCGTTCCTCTCGTTCGGGCACCCGACGCTCGGCGACGACGAGGTCATGCGGAAGGTCGACGACGACGAGTGGCGCCGCCTCGCGCTGAAGGACGGCAAGATCGTCGGCGGCGTCCTGATCGGCAACCTCGCCCCTCAGTCCGCGTACAAACAGCTCATGCGCGAGCAGGTCGACGTGAGCGGGCAGGAGGACCTGCTCATGACCGAGGGCTTCTCCGTCGACGACCTTGAGACCGAGGGCGCGACCCCCGAGTAA
- a CDS encoding winged helix-turn-helix domain-containing protein, which produces MSRSVDEAVDHADDADLAPAEAFALLGNETRIEILQALHEATIERGDDTPIQFSELYDRVDLDDSAHFNYHLKQLLDHFVRKVECDPDESGATADDCVEGYEFRTPGWKVVRSVFAGTFTGRSELGPFDAPGTCYECGGALEARYANELLTIACADCGRTPVNYPFPPGGLADRTPAEFLDAFHHHVRHHYCLAADGVCPECMGRVETTLGTDTAVPGQDVVVEHVCGRCDNRLTSAVGVNLLDTAPVLTFFSERGVDLTTDPFWTHPWTVSDVHTTVVSTDPLRIRLDLPCAGDVIRVTVDETLKVLDAEPLDDAEATDATA; this is translated from the coding sequence ATGAGCCGATCCGTCGACGAGGCCGTCGACCACGCCGACGACGCGGACCTCGCCCCGGCAGAGGCGTTCGCCCTCCTCGGGAACGAGACCCGCATCGAGATCCTACAGGCCCTCCACGAGGCGACCATCGAGCGCGGCGACGACACGCCGATCCAGTTCTCCGAGTTGTACGACCGCGTCGACCTCGACGACAGCGCCCACTTCAACTACCACCTCAAGCAACTGCTCGACCACTTCGTCCGCAAGGTCGAGTGTGACCCCGACGAGTCCGGCGCGACCGCCGACGACTGCGTCGAGGGGTACGAGTTCCGCACGCCGGGGTGGAAGGTCGTCCGGTCGGTGTTCGCCGGGACGTTCACCGGGCGAAGCGAGTTGGGACCGTTCGACGCGCCCGGCACCTGCTACGAGTGCGGCGGCGCCCTGGAGGCGCGCTACGCCAACGAACTACTCACCATCGCCTGCGCCGACTGTGGGCGGACGCCGGTGAACTACCCGTTCCCGCCGGGCGGCCTCGCCGACCGGACGCCCGCGGAGTTCCTCGACGCGTTCCACCACCACGTCCGCCACCACTACTGTCTCGCCGCCGACGGCGTCTGCCCCGAGTGCATGGGTCGCGTGGAGACGACCCTCGGCACCGACACGGCGGTGCCGGGACAGGATGTCGTCGTCGAACACGTCTGCGGCCGCTGTGACAACCGCCTCACCTCCGCCGTCGGGGTGAACCTCCTCGACACGGCGCCGGTGCTCACCTTCTTCTCCGAGCGTGGGGTCGACCTCACGACCGACCCGTTCTGGACGCACCCGTGGACCGTCAGCGACGTGCACACGACCGTCGTCTCGACGGACCCGCTCCGCATCCGCCTCGACCTCCCGTGTGCCGGCGACGTGATCCGGGTCACCGTCGACGAGACGCTGAAGGTGCTCGACGCGGAACCGCTCGACGACGCCGAGGCCACCGACGCGACGGCGTAA